The Cryptococcus neoformans var. neoformans B-3501A chromosome 4, whole genome shotgun sequence genome has a window encoding:
- a CDS encoding hypothetical protein (Match to ESTs gb|CF185621.1|CF185621, gb|CF188278.1|CF188278; Similar to gi|46096971|gb|EAK82204.1| hypothetical protein UM01341.1 [Ustilago maydis 521], FASTA scores: opt: 3097, E(): 2.2e-159, (75.559% identity (91.054% similar) in 626 aa overlap (1-618:1-626)); HMMPfam hit to ABC_tran, ABC transporter, score: 254.3, E(): 2.1e-73), with protein MAPSASKQKRLAEKAAKAASKTGSSKSSVTGASTPLTSVSDDPTDAAEQMKKLNLATDRSASGVLVSDPKGRDIKIDQYMLSFHGRLLIEGAEIALNYGQRYGLLGENGSGKSTFLQSIADRDIEIPDHIDIYLVSGAVDPSDVNALDYIVSSAREKVERLEKLAEDMSTADDVDELALDAIYEELEEMDPSTFEAKAGAILNGLGFSQQMMAKPTKDMSGGWRMRVALARALFIKPHVLLLDEPTSHLDLGAVVWLEAYLSTYNHILILTSHSADFMDTVCTNIMDLTTKKKLVYYGGNYTTYVRTKSENEVNQMKAYAKQQEEIAHIKKFIASAGTYANLVKQAKSKQKIIDKMEAAGLIEKVEQPRQLRFNFEDVKKLPPPIIAFSDVAFSYSGKKEDYLYQDLSFGIDMDSRIAIVGDNGTGKSTLLNLITGALQPVEGTINKHTQLKLAKYSQHSADQLPYDKSPVEHIASLYSEKFPDKDIQFWRQQIGRFGITGAHQTSPINQLSDGLRNRVVFAILAMEHPHIILLDEPTNHLDMASIDALAAAIKEFEGGVVIVSHDFRLISQVAEDLWEVKDKKVINLTKQDISIVDYKKALAKRSQAQIEKARLISKSATKGVA; from the exons ATGGCCCCCTCCGCATCCAAACAGAAGCGACTAGCAGAAAAGGCCGCCAAGGCCGCGAGCAAGACTGGCTCCTCCAAGTCCTCCGTCACTGGTGCCAGCACCCCCCTCACGAGCGTTTCCGACGACCCTACTGATGCCGCGGagcagatgaagaagctcaaCTTGGCTACCGACAGGAGTGCT AGTGGTGTTTTGGTTTCCGATCCCAAGGGACGAGACATCAAGATCGATCAGTATATGCTTTCTTTCCACGGTCGACTGTTGATTGAGGGTGCGGAGATTGCTCTTAACTACGGCCAGCG GTACGGTCTTTTAGGTGAGAACGGTTCCGGAAAGTCCACTTTCCTCCAATCCATTGCCGACCGAGACATTGAGATTCCCGACCACATCGACATCTATCTCGTCTCAGGCGCCGTCGACCCTTCCGATGTTAATGCCCTCGATTACATTGTTTCCTCCGCTAGAGAGAAGGTCGAGAGGCTCGAGAAGCTTGCAGAGGACATGTCTACCGCCGACGACGTTGACGAGCTTGCTCTCGACGCCATCTATgaggagctcgaggaaATGGACCCTTCGACGTTCGAGGCCAAGGCCGGTGCAATCTTGAACGGTCTCGGTTTCTCTCAACAAATGATGGCCAAGCCTACCAAGGACATGTCTGGTGGTTGGCGAATGCGGGTCGCTCTTGCCCGTGCTTTGTTCATTAAGCCTCAcgtcttgttgttggacgAACCTACGTCCCACTTGGATTTGGGTGCTGTCGTCTGGCTCGAAGCGTACCTTTCCACTTACAACCACATCTTGATTTTGACCTCCCACTCTGCCGACTTTATGGACACTGTCTGTACCAACATCATGGACTTGAccaccaagaagaagcttgtcTACTACGGTGGTAACTACACCACTTACGTTCGAACCAAGAGCGAAAACGAGGTTAACCAGATGAAGGCTTACGCCAAGCAACAGGAGGAAATCGCACACATTAAGA AGTTTATTGCTAGTGCTGGTACTTATGCCAACTTGGTCAAGCAGGCCAAGTCCAAGCAAAAGATTATCGACAAGATGGAGGCTGCTGGTTTGATTGAGAAGGTCGAGCAGCCTCGTCAGCTTAGATTCAACTTTGAGGACGTCAAGaagcttcctcctcctatCATCGCCTTCTCAGACGTTGCTTTCTCTTACTCTGGTAAGAAGGAGGACTACTTGTATCAGGATTTGTCTTTCGGTATCGACATGGACTCTAGAATCGCCATTGTCGGTGACAATGGTACCGGTAAATCCACCCTTCTTAATCTTATCACCGGCGCCCTCCAACCTGTCGAGGGTACCATCAACAAGCACACTCAACTCAAGCTCGCCAAGTACTCTCAGCACTCTGCCGATCAACTCCCTTACGACAAGTCTCCCGTCGAGCACATTGCTTCTCTCTACAGCGAAAAGTTCCCCGACAAGGACATTCAGTTCTGGAGGCAGCAGATTGGTCGATTCGGTATCACTGGTGCTCACCAGACCAGCCCCATCAACCAGTTGTCTGATGGTTTGAGGAACCGAGTAGTGTTTGCTATCCTTGCCATGGAGCACCCCCACATCATCTTGCTCGATGAGCCTACTAACCATTTGGATATG GCTTCTATTGACGCTCTCGCCGCTGCTATCAAGGAGTTCGAGGGCGGTGTTGTGATCGTCTCCCACGACTTCC GACTTATCTCTCAAGTTGCCGAAGATCTTTGGGAAgtcaaagacaagaaggtcATCAACCTTACCAAGCAGGACATCTCCATCGTTGACTACAAGAAGGCTCTTGCCAAGCGAA GTCAAGCCCAGATTGAGAAGGCTAGACTCATTTCCAAGAGTGCTACCAAGGGTGTTGCGTAA